A genomic stretch from Zeimonas sediminis includes:
- a CDS encoding sterol desaturase family protein, which translates to MFDALSGAVVELIATVQQWLFETIVQPVMFSAGLMRWQEDAFDATEWFVIGVLEIAVLASLLGGAQRLWPAEPLTDRRAVRTDIVYTLLHRLGAVPVAIFFLVTPLFDALEGWLRLAGFSRLNLESLVPGLDGRPLAAFVVYLVVLDLADYLIHRAQHGWRWWWTLHAVHHSQRQMTFWSDNRNHLLDDLLRDGLLALLAIAIGVAPGQFVMLVVVSRVLQSLQHANLRWRFGAIGERLLVSPSFHRRHHAIGVGHEGRRHGCNFAVLFPIWDILGGTADFRPGWVPTGIRDQLDGRDYGRGFWSQQWRALLRWAGRA; encoded by the coding sequence ATGTTCGATGCATTGTCGGGCGCCGTCGTAGAACTGATCGCGACGGTCCAGCAGTGGTTGTTCGAGACGATCGTCCAGCCGGTCATGTTCTCGGCCGGGCTGATGCGCTGGCAGGAAGACGCGTTCGACGCGACCGAATGGTTCGTGATCGGCGTGCTCGAGATCGCCGTGCTCGCGTCGTTGCTCGGCGGCGCCCAGCGGCTGTGGCCGGCGGAACCGCTGACCGACCGGCGGGCCGTGCGAACCGACATCGTCTACACGCTGCTGCACCGGCTGGGAGCGGTCCCGGTCGCGATCTTCTTCCTGGTCACGCCGCTGTTCGACGCGCTGGAGGGCTGGCTGCGGCTGGCCGGTTTCTCCCGGCTGAACCTGGAGTCGCTGGTGCCGGGGCTGGACGGGCGCCCGCTGGCGGCCTTCGTCGTCTACCTGGTCGTGCTCGACCTGGCCGACTACCTGATCCACCGGGCCCAGCACGGCTGGCGCTGGTGGTGGACGCTGCACGCGGTCCACCACAGCCAGCGGCAGATGACCTTCTGGAGCGACAACCGCAACCACCTGCTCGACGATCTGCTGCGCGACGGGCTGCTGGCGCTGCTGGCGATCGCGATCGGCGTGGCGCCCGGCCAGTTCGTGATGCTGGTCGTCGTCTCGCGGGTGCTCCAGAGCCTGCAGCACGCGAACCTGCGCTGGCGCTTCGGCGCGATCGGCGAGCGGCTGCTGGTGAGCCCGTCCTTCCATCGCAGGCACCACGCGATCGGCGTGGGCCACGAGGGGCGCAGGCACGGCTGCAACTTCGCGGTGCTGTTCCCGATCTGGGACATCCTCGGCGGCACCGCCGACTTCCGGCCCGGCTGGGTGCCCACCGGCATCCGCGACCAGCTCGACGGGCGCGACTACGGCCGCGGCTTCTGGTCGCAGCAGTGGCGGGCGCTGCTGCGCTGGGCGGGGCGCGCCTGA
- a CDS encoding IclR family transcriptional regulator: protein MRQIVDKIGTILSLFSFDRTELGVTELSAELSWPKSTVSEILASLAGQGFVERTPRGRFRLGWRFFELNQMLLEATPMVREGRRAMQELVERHGESSHLMVLERHQAVIVEKVQASLATQVLMSRVGLRQPAHCSACGKMLLALRPWEEVRRVFDNVELKPFTPATITDLGALERELASIRGADIAFDREEIVPGLTCVAAPIRNDEGKAIAAMSVSIPTYRFADGEAGYVEMIRAAALRVSRKLGFVDRAA from the coding sequence ATGCGACAGATCGTCGACAAGATCGGCACGATCCTGTCCCTGTTTTCCTTCGATCGCACCGAGCTGGGCGTCACCGAGCTGTCGGCCGAGTTGTCCTGGCCCAAGTCGACGGTCAGCGAGATCCTCGCCAGCCTGGCGGGGCAGGGCTTCGTCGAGCGCACGCCGCGCGGCCGCTTCCGCCTGGGCTGGCGCTTCTTCGAGCTGAACCAGATGCTGCTCGAGGCGACGCCGATGGTCCGCGAGGGCCGGCGCGCGATGCAGGAGCTGGTCGAGCGGCACGGCGAATCCAGCCACCTGATGGTGCTCGAGCGTCACCAGGCTGTGATCGTCGAGAAGGTGCAGGCCTCGCTCGCCACGCAGGTGCTGATGTCGCGGGTGGGCCTGCGCCAGCCGGCGCACTGCTCGGCCTGCGGCAAGATGCTGCTGGCCTTGCGGCCTTGGGAAGAAGTCAGGCGAGTGTTCGACAATGTCGAACTCAAGCCTTTCACGCCGGCCACGATCACCGACCTCGGCGCCCTCGAGCGCGAGCTTGCGTCGATCCGCGGCGCGGACATCGCCTTCGATCGCGAGGAGATCGTGCCGGGCCTGACCTGCGTGGCCGCGCCGATCCGCAACGACGAAGGCAAGGCGATCGCCGCGATGAGCGTGTCGATCCCCACCTATCGCTTCGCCGACGGCGAGGCAGGCTACGTCGAGATGATCCGCGCCGCCGCGCTGCGCGTCTCGCGCAAGCTCGGCTTCGTCGACCGGGCGGCATGA
- a CDS encoding polysaccharide deacetylase family protein produces MLEAMRRIHDRLFASALPAGLALVLAAAGALVPVAGAAGQGFREAQGARAAQADPGRAGQICRGTVYLTLDTGNMRDAELIAATLTRHRVRATFFLANEKTVRGDHALDDGWRDWWRARAAEGHAFGSHTMDHVYFSGAAGDRVRAKPQFGAQAGREQRWDAGAVCAEIARVDARFRELAGRPLDAIWRAPGGRLPEAVDRFATECGWSHVPWTPAGFLGDELPSEKFPNDRLLARQLKAIGDGDILIAHLGIWSRKDPYAPMLDPLIAGLKAKGMCFATIPEHPRWRKADGPAGRAAGDKAGTGTALARG; encoded by the coding sequence ATGCTCGAGGCAATGCGGCGAATCCACGACAGGCTTTTCGCTTCGGCGTTGCCGGCCGGCCTTGCGCTCGTCCTCGCCGCGGCCGGGGCGCTCGTGCCGGTCGCCGGCGCAGCGGGGCAGGGTTTTCGGGAGGCGCAGGGGGCGCGGGCGGCGCAGGCAGATCCCGGTCGGGCCGGGCAGATCTGCCGTGGCACCGTCTACCTGACGCTCGACACCGGCAACATGCGCGATGCCGAGCTGATCGCCGCCACGCTCACCCGGCACCGCGTTCGCGCGACCTTCTTCCTGGCCAACGAGAAGACTGTGCGCGGCGACCACGCGCTCGACGACGGCTGGCGCGACTGGTGGCGGGCCCGTGCGGCCGAGGGGCATGCCTTCGGCTCGCACACGATGGACCACGTGTACTTCTCGGGCGCGGCGGGCGATCGCGTGCGAGCGAAGCCGCAGTTCGGCGCGCAGGCGGGCCGCGAGCAGCGCTGGGACGCCGGCGCGGTCTGCGCCGAGATCGCCCGGGTCGACGCGCGTTTTCGCGAACTGGCCGGCCGGCCGCTCGATGCGATCTGGCGCGCGCCGGGGGGCAGGCTCCCGGAGGCGGTCGACCGCTTCGCCACCGAATGCGGGTGGTCGCACGTGCCGTGGACGCCGGCCGGTTTCCTCGGCGACGAGCTGCCGTCCGAGAAATTCCCGAACGACCGCTTGCTCGCCCGGCAACTGAAGGCGATCGGCGACGGCGACATCCTGATCGCCCACCTGGGCATCTGGTCGCGCAAGGATCCATACGCGCCGATGCTCGATCCGCTGATCGCGGGGCTCAAGGCGAAGGGCATGTGCTTCGCCACGATTCCCGAGCATCCGCGCTGGCGCAAGGCGGACGGGCCAGCGGGGCGCGCGGCGGGCGACAAGGCGGGCACCGGCACGGCGCTGGCGCGAGGTTGA
- a CDS encoding Rossmann-like domain-containing protein: MPGALTAEMLALIDRIEALGPLPPVAALHLPSPEAEGTRDGEFCAVELADRSLGLSYVLLGDTLQALLASRPGASLAGMPARELAGWYADADPVRRTLGFAAVNAISQRFFRESGYRFDTSVDSIGMLDPQPGERIGMVGLFRGLVERIVGKGARLTVLELKPELAGDFDGWRVTLDPGELAGCDKILSTTTILLNDTVEQVLAACTGARYLALVGPGGGCLPDPLFARGVTVLGGTAIVDRDGFVDAMARGEPWSGFARKYCIAADRYPGFEALSAALRD; encoded by the coding sequence ATGCCGGGTGCGTTGACCGCCGAGATGCTCGCGCTGATCGACCGGATCGAGGCGCTCGGTCCGCTGCCGCCGGTCGCTGCGCTGCACCTGCCCAGCCCCGAGGCCGAGGGCACGCGCGACGGCGAATTCTGCGCGGTTGAACTGGCCGACCGCTCGCTCGGCCTTTCCTACGTGCTGCTCGGCGACACGCTGCAGGCGCTGCTGGCATCGCGCCCCGGCGCCAGCCTGGCAGGCATGCCGGCGCGCGAGCTGGCCGGCTGGTACGCCGACGCCGATCCGGTCCGCAGAACCCTCGGCTTCGCGGCGGTCAACGCGATCTCGCAGCGCTTCTTCAGGGAGAGCGGCTACCGGTTCGACACGTCGGTCGACTCGATCGGGATGCTCGATCCGCAGCCCGGCGAGCGGATCGGCATGGTCGGGCTGTTCCGCGGCCTGGTCGAGCGCATCGTCGGAAAGGGCGCGCGGCTCACCGTGCTCGAGCTCAAGCCCGAGCTGGCCGGCGACTTCGACGGCTGGCGCGTCACGCTCGATCCGGGCGAGCTGGCCGGCTGCGACAAGATCCTGTCGACGACCACGATCCTGCTCAACGACACGGTCGAGCAGGTGCTTGCCGCCTGCACGGGCGCGCGCTACCTGGCGCTGGTCGGGCCAGGTGGCGGCTGCCTGCCGGATCCGCTGTTCGCGCGCGGGGTCACCGTGCTCGGCGGCACCGCGATCGTCGATCGCGACGGCTTCGTCGACGCGATGGCGCGCGGCGAGCCGTGGAGCGGATTCGCGCGCAAGTACTGCATCGCGGCCGATCGCTACCCGGGCTTCGAGGCGCTCTCGGCCGCGCTGCGCGACTGA
- a CDS encoding indolepyruvate ferredoxin oxidoreductase family protein, with protein sequence MNAPLDPAFRQVTLEDKYEAREGAVYITGTQALVRLPLMQRQRDLAAGLNTAGYISGYRGSPVGGFDQALWKARKHLEKHHVKFVPGVNEDLAATAIWGTQQLNEFPGAKYDGVFGIWYGKGPGVDRSGDALRHANQAGTSRHGGVLAVGGDDHGAKSSTMAAQTDFIFKAVSMPVLAPATVQDYVDLGLQGFAMSRYSGLWVGFKAVTDTIEVAGIVDVSPDRLQLVTPEGVAMPEGGLNLRWPEEPFLKMEERLTRWKIPAALAWARANRLDRNVFGRPDGEPARLGIVSTGKSWLDTMQALADLGIDDATAKAIGLRVYKVAMPWPLEPEGIREFCAGCEEILVIEEKRSLIEAQLKEHLYALDWRPRIVGKLDERGATMLPEWGELTPAICARTIVARLRRSNEVGADERGGRLEDVLARCDAQLARIDAREQALAAQPPSIERIPYFCSGCPHNTSTRVPEGSRALAGIGCHYMSMWMDRSTATFTHMGAEGTSWVGQFPFSETKHVFQNLGDGTYFHSGSLAIRQAVAAKTPITYKILFNDAVAMTGGQKHDGQLSPRMIARQVAAEGVEKIVVVTDEPDKYPAGYFEAGIPVYHRSKLDEVQRELREYPGVSVLIYDQTCAAEKRRRRKRGEFPDPPKRAFINEAVCEGCGDCGVQSNCVSIEPVETEFGRKRKINQSACNKDFSCVNGFCPSFVTVHGGKLRRGIGVAGGAGQGAGSGAMSGGAAAAQAGAPATVKTPIAQSLAEGLTAAALPSIDGSWAMLITGIGGTGVVTIGALLGMAAHLEGKNVTVLDVAGLAQKNGAVMSYVRFGKSGEPLYAPRIGTASADAVLGCDIVVTAGREALARMVPGRTRVVANVASTPTADFTRNADWKFPLGEMEAKIVEAVGDRAAADFIDGQRLATALLGDAIATNLFMLGYAWQRGLVPVSAEAIERAIELNEVAIEQNKAAFAWGRVAAVDPERVEKAAAPVTAISIVRKPAPVSLDDLIAQRAEFLTGYQNARYARRFTELVAKVREAEKRVVGEGAALKLTEAVARYYSKLMAYKDEYEVARLYTDGRFLEKLNRQFEGDFRLGFHLAPPLLAKRNARGELVKAEYGPWVFKAFGILAKLKGLRGTPLDVFGRTEERRTERALIDEYRRTIEGLLGRLDRDKLSIAVQIASVPEEIRGYGHVKERNLAAAKARRAELLQAFEAARPLQAAA encoded by the coding sequence ATGAACGCTCCGCTCGATCCGGCCTTCAGGCAGGTCACGCTCGAGGACAAGTACGAGGCCCGCGAGGGCGCGGTCTACATCACCGGCACCCAGGCGCTGGTCCGCCTGCCGCTGATGCAGCGCCAGCGCGACCTGGCCGCGGGGCTCAACACCGCCGGCTACATCTCGGGCTATCGGGGCTCGCCGGTCGGCGGCTTCGACCAGGCGCTGTGGAAGGCGCGCAAGCACCTCGAGAAGCACCACGTGAAGTTCGTGCCCGGCGTCAACGAGGACCTGGCCGCCACCGCGATCTGGGGCACGCAGCAGCTCAACGAGTTCCCGGGCGCGAAGTACGACGGCGTCTTCGGCATCTGGTACGGCAAGGGCCCGGGCGTGGACCGTTCCGGCGACGCGCTGCGCCACGCGAACCAGGCGGGCACCTCGCGGCACGGCGGCGTGCTGGCGGTGGGCGGCGACGATCACGGCGCCAAGTCGTCGACGATGGCCGCGCAGACCGACTTCATCTTCAAGGCGGTCTCGATGCCGGTGCTGGCGCCGGCCACGGTGCAGGACTACGTCGATCTCGGCCTGCAGGGCTTCGCGATGTCCCGTTACTCGGGCCTGTGGGTCGGCTTCAAGGCGGTGACCGACACGATCGAGGTCGCCGGCATCGTCGACGTCTCGCCGGACCGGCTGCAGCTGGTCACCCCCGAGGGCGTGGCAATGCCCGAGGGCGGGCTGAACCTGCGCTGGCCCGAGGAGCCCTTCCTGAAGATGGAGGAGCGGCTCACCCGCTGGAAGATCCCGGCGGCGCTCGCCTGGGCGCGCGCCAACCGGCTCGACCGCAACGTGTTCGGCCGGCCCGACGGCGAGCCGGCGCGGCTGGGCATCGTCAGCACCGGCAAGAGCTGGCTCGACACGATGCAGGCGCTGGCCGACCTGGGCATCGACGACGCCACCGCGAAGGCGATCGGCCTGCGCGTCTACAAGGTCGCGATGCCCTGGCCGCTCGAGCCCGAGGGCATCCGCGAATTCTGCGCCGGCTGCGAGGAGATCCTGGTCATCGAGGAGAAGCGCTCGCTGATCGAGGCGCAGCTCAAGGAGCACCTGTACGCGCTCGACTGGCGGCCCCGCATCGTCGGCAAGCTCGACGAGCGCGGCGCGACCATGCTGCCCGAGTGGGGCGAGCTGACGCCGGCGATCTGCGCGCGCACGATCGTCGCCCGGCTGCGCCGCTCGAACGAGGTCGGCGCCGACGAGCGCGGCGGCCGGCTCGAGGACGTGCTCGCCCGCTGCGACGCCCAGCTGGCCCGGATCGACGCGCGCGAGCAGGCGCTCGCCGCGCAGCCGCCTTCGATCGAGCGGATCCCGTACTTCTGCTCGGGCTGTCCGCACAACACCTCGACCCGGGTGCCCGAGGGCTCGCGCGCGCTGGCCGGCATCGGCTGCCACTACATGTCGATGTGGATGGACCGCAGCACCGCCACCTTCACGCACATGGGCGCCGAGGGCACGAGCTGGGTCGGCCAGTTCCCGTTCAGCGAGACGAAGCACGTCTTCCAGAACCTCGGCGACGGCACCTACTTCCACTCCGGCTCGCTGGCGATCCGCCAGGCGGTCGCCGCGAAGACGCCGATCACCTACAAGATCCTGTTCAACGACGCGGTCGCGATGACCGGCGGCCAGAAGCACGACGGCCAGCTGTCGCCGCGCATGATCGCCCGGCAGGTCGCCGCCGAGGGCGTCGAGAAGATCGTGGTGGTCACCGACGAGCCCGACAAGTACCCGGCCGGCTACTTCGAGGCCGGCATCCCGGTCTATCACCGCAGCAAGCTCGACGAGGTGCAGCGCGAGCTGCGCGAGTACCCGGGCGTGTCGGTGCTGATCTACGACCAGACCTGCGCGGCCGAGAAGAGGCGCCGGCGCAAGCGCGGCGAGTTCCCCGACCCGCCCAAGCGCGCCTTCATCAACGAGGCGGTCTGCGAGGGCTGCGGCGACTGCGGCGTGCAGTCGAACTGCGTGTCGATCGAGCCGGTCGAGACCGAGTTCGGCCGCAAGCGCAAGATCAACCAGTCGGCCTGCAACAAGGACTTCTCCTGCGTGAACGGGTTCTGCCCGAGCTTCGTGACCGTGCACGGCGGCAAGCTGCGCCGCGGCATCGGCGTGGCCGGCGGCGCGGGACAGGGCGCGGGGTCGGGTGCAATGTCAGGGGGCGCGGCAGCAGCGCAGGCCGGGGCGCCGGCCACCGTGAAGACGCCGATCGCTCAGTCGCTCGCCGAGGGCCTGACCGCCGCCGCGCTGCCGTCGATCGACGGTTCCTGGGCGATGCTGATCACCGGCATCGGCGGCACCGGCGTCGTCACGATCGGCGCGCTGCTCGGCATGGCCGCGCACCTGGAAGGCAAGAACGTGACCGTGCTCGACGTGGCGGGGCTCGCGCAGAAGAACGGCGCGGTGATGAGCTACGTGCGCTTCGGCAAGTCGGGCGAGCCGCTGTACGCGCCGCGCATCGGCACCGCCTCGGCCGACGCGGTGCTCGGCTGCGACATCGTCGTCACCGCAGGGCGCGAGGCGCTGGCGCGCATGGTGCCCGGGCGGACACGCGTGGTGGCGAACGTGGCGTCCACGCCCACCGCCGACTTCACCCGCAACGCCGACTGGAAGTTCCCGCTGGGCGAGATGGAAGCGAAGATCGTCGAGGCGGTCGGCGACCGGGCGGCGGCGGACTTCATCGACGGCCAGCGCCTGGCCACCGCGCTGCTCGGCGACGCGATCGCGACCAACCTGTTCATGCTCGGCTATGCGTGGCAGCGCGGCCTGGTGCCGGTCTCGGCCGAGGCGATCGAGCGCGCGATCGAGTTGAACGAAGTGGCGATCGAGCAGAACAAGGCGGCCTTCGCCTGGGGTCGCGTCGCGGCGGTCGACCCGGAGCGGGTCGAGAAGGCGGCCGCGCCGGTCACCGCGATCAGCATCGTGCGCAAGCCGGCGCCGGTGTCGCTCGACGACCTGATCGCGCAGCGCGCCGAGTTCCTGACCGGCTACCAGAACGCGCGCTACGCGAGGCGATTCACCGAGCTGGTCGCGAAGGTGCGCGAGGCCGAGAAGCGGGTGGTCGGCGAGGGGGCGGCGCTGAAGCTCACCGAGGCCGTCGCCCGCTACTACTCCAAGCTGATGGCCTACAAGGACGAGTACGAGGTCGCGCGGCTGTACACCGACGGCCGCTTCCTCGAGAAGCTGAACCGGCAGTTCGAGGGCGACTTCCGCCTCGGCTTCCATCTCGCGCCGCCGCTGCTCGCCAAGCGCAACGCCAGGGGCGAACTGGTCAAGGCCGAGTACGGCCCGTGGGTCTTCAAGGCCTTCGGCATCCTGGCGAAGCTCAAGGGCCTGCGCGGCACGCCGCTCGACGTGTTCGGACGCACCGAGGAGCGGCGCACCGAGCGGGCACTGATCGACGAGTACCGGCGCACGATCGAGGGCCTGCTCGGCAGGCTCGATCGCGACAAGCTGTCGATCGCGGTGCAGATCGCCTCGGTGCCCGAGGAGATCCGCGGGTACGGTCACGTCAAGGAACGCAACCTGGCTGCCGCGAAGGCGCGGCGCGCCGAGTTGCTGCAGGCCTTCGAGGCGGCCCGGCCGCTGCAGGCGGCGGCGTGA
- a CDS encoding competence/damage-inducible protein A: protein MNFGLIIIGDEILSGKRQDKHFPKVVELLAARGLQLSWAEYLGDDRERLVATLQRSFASGDVVFSCGGIGATPDDHTRQAAGIALGLELELHPEAAKLIAQRTAEMAAEGRGSADMSTPENRQRLKMGEFPAGAGIIPNPFNRIPGFEIRNHFFVPGFPVMAWPMIEWVLDNRFADLFHRERRAEKSFMAYEVPESAVTPLMEQVERDFPGVKTFSLPSVGEDGRRRHIELGVKGPEHLVAPALERLEAGARGLGAEIG, encoded by the coding sequence ATGAACTTCGGACTGATCATCATCGGCGACGAGATCCTGTCGGGAAAGCGGCAGGACAAGCACTTCCCCAAGGTGGTCGAGCTGCTGGCCGCGCGCGGGCTGCAGCTGTCGTGGGCCGAGTATCTCGGCGACGATCGCGAGCGCCTGGTGGCCACCTTGCAGCGCAGCTTCGCCTCGGGCGACGTCGTGTTCTCGTGCGGCGGCATCGGCGCCACGCCCGACGACCACACCCGCCAGGCGGCCGGCATCGCGTTGGGGCTCGAGCTCGAGCTGCACCCGGAAGCGGCAAAGCTGATCGCCCAGCGCACCGCCGAGATGGCGGCCGAGGGCCGGGGCAGCGCCGACATGAGCACGCCCGAGAACCGGCAGCGGCTGAAGATGGGCGAGTTTCCGGCCGGGGCCGGGATCATCCCGAATCCGTTCAACCGGATTCCCGGCTTCGAGATCCGCAACCACTTCTTCGTGCCCGGCTTCCCGGTGATGGCCTGGCCGATGATCGAGTGGGTGCTCGACAACCGCTTCGCCGACCTGTTCCACCGCGAGCGCCGGGCCGAGAAGTCCTTCATGGCCTACGAGGTGCCCGAGTCGGCGGTCACGCCGCTGATGGAGCAGGTCGAGCGGGACTTCCCCGGGGTGAAGACCTTCAGCCTGCCCTCGGTGGGCGAGGACGGCCGGCGCCGGCACATCGAGCTCGGCGTCAAGGGCCCCGAGCACCTGGTGGCGCCGGCTCTCGAGCGCCTCGAGGCGGGCGCGCGGGGGCTGGGCGCCGAGATCGGCTGA
- a CDS encoding EI24 domain-containing protein: MERVLKAFGRSIVSQLHPKMLGLLVLPFVVSLLFWILTAWLVWSPLTDWLAAAIFDGWLSGVYGWAQGAGLGGIRDWIPALIALLLVVPASWVTAVAIVAIFAMPLVMRFLATRDYPSVARRGTGSPLPGIWNLLLAIPLFAIGYLLTLPLWLIPPLALVVPWFWWSWLTARVMRLDSLVEFAAPDERRALEQRYRREYLLLAMVVSALNLIPPLFLVTPVLSALAFGHYSLARLDERRAAPLPQAANP, encoded by the coding sequence ATGGAAAGAGTGCTGAAGGCCTTCGGCCGCTCGATCGTCAGCCAGCTGCACCCGAAGATGCTCGGCCTGCTGGTGCTGCCCTTCGTCGTGTCGCTGCTGTTCTGGATCCTGACTGCCTGGCTGGTCTGGAGCCCGCTCACCGACTGGCTGGCCGCGGCGATCTTCGACGGCTGGCTCAGCGGCGTGTACGGCTGGGCGCAGGGCGCGGGCCTGGGCGGCATCCGCGACTGGATTCCGGCGCTGATCGCGCTGCTGCTGGTCGTTCCGGCGAGCTGGGTCACCGCGGTGGCGATCGTGGCGATCTTCGCGATGCCGCTGGTCATGCGCTTCCTGGCGACGCGCGACTATCCGTCGGTGGCGCGGCGCGGCACCGGCTCGCCGCTGCCGGGCATCTGGAACCTGCTGCTGGCGATCCCGCTGTTCGCGATCGGCTACCTGCTGACGCTGCCGCTCTGGCTGATCCCGCCGCTGGCGCTGGTCGTGCCCTGGTTCTGGTGGAGCTGGCTGACCGCGCGGGTCATGCGGCTCGACAGCCTGGTCGAATTCGCGGCGCCCGACGAGCGCCGGGCGCTCGAGCAGCGCTACCGGCGCGAGTACCTGCTGCTGGCGATGGTCGTCAGCGCGCTGAACCTGATCCCGCCGCTCTTCCTGGTCACGCCGGTGCTGTCGGCGCTGGCCTTCGGTCACTACTCGCTGGCGCGGCTCGACGAGCGGCGCGCCGCTCCACTCCCGCAGGCTGCGAACCCATGA
- a CDS encoding multidrug effflux MFS transporter encodes MLNLLAQLAFGLLAMTICLPSMQEWGSIFGTDQASVQLTFSGYVMASGALQLVYGPLSDRFGRKRVLLAGLTVASAGSMLALFAQQIETLILARILQGAGGAAGMVVGRALVQDRYEGSQRTRVMAYVGMTMGLCPPLATLVGGQLHVHLGWRANFVLIAALGFVLLLAAWRGLPAHQGLHARDSHWLRAMAAAYARLAREPAFPLYVCVLSLTTATFYTFLAGAPIVLRSYGVGPESIGWYIMFVPAAYIVGNFLASRLVHRIGERAMMIGGQLCTLAGIASMLALGLAGLHTPLAFAMPLALLGIGHGFLTPAALTGTLGMVPALAGSAAAVAGLMQQSIGAAGGYAVGLVSHDDATNLGLLMLGFTLGAGAALAWMFRPGPRTKEKARSFDRAQ; translated from the coding sequence ATGCTCAACCTGCTGGCCCAGCTGGCCTTCGGCTTGCTGGCGATGACCATCTGCCTGCCCTCGATGCAGGAGTGGGGCTCGATCTTCGGCACAGACCAGGCGTCGGTCCAGCTCACCTTCAGCGGCTACGTCATGGCCAGCGGCGCGCTGCAGCTGGTCTACGGCCCGCTGTCCGACCGGTTCGGCCGCAAGCGGGTGCTGCTCGCCGGTCTGACGGTGGCCAGCGCGGGCTCGATGCTCGCGCTCTTCGCCCAGCAGATCGAAACGCTGATCCTCGCGCGAATCCTGCAAGGCGCGGGCGGCGCGGCGGGCATGGTCGTCGGCAGGGCGCTCGTGCAGGACCGCTACGAAGGCAGCCAGCGCACGCGGGTGATGGCCTACGTCGGCATGACGATGGGCCTGTGCCCGCCGCTGGCGACGCTGGTCGGCGGGCAGTTGCACGTGCACCTCGGCTGGCGGGCGAACTTCGTGCTGATCGCCGCGCTCGGCTTCGTGCTGCTGCTCGCGGCCTGGCGAGGGCTGCCGGCGCACCAGGGTCTTCACGCGCGGGATTCCCACTGGCTGCGCGCGATGGCCGCGGCGTATGCGCGCCTGGCGCGCGAGCCGGCCTTTCCGCTGTACGTGTGCGTGCTGTCGCTGACCACGGCGACCTTCTACACCTTCCTGGCCGGCGCGCCGATCGTGCTGCGCAGCTACGGTGTCGGCCCGGAGAGCATCGGCTGGTACATCATGTTCGTGCCGGCGGCGTACATCGTCGGGAACTTCCTGGCCAGCCGCCTGGTGCACCGCATCGGCGAGCGCGCGATGATGATCGGCGGGCAACTGTGCACGCTGGCCGGCATCGCGTCGATGCTCGCGCTGGGGCTGGCCGGCCTGCACACGCCGCTGGCCTTCGCAATGCCCCTGGCCTTGCTCGGGATCGGGCACGGGTTCCTGACGCCTGCCGCGCTCACCGGCACCCTCGGCATGGTGCCCGCGCTGGCAGGCTCGGCCGCGGCGGTGGCAGGGCTGATGCAGCAGTCGATCGGCGCCGCCGGCGGCTACGCGGTGGGCCTGGTCTCCCACGACGACGCGACGAATCTCGGCCTGCTGATGCTCGGCTTCACGCTCGGCGCCGGGGCGGCGCTGGCCTGGATGTTCCGGCCGGGGCCGCGCACCAAAGAAAAAGCCCGGTCTTTCGACCGGGCCCAATGA